In a single window of the Centropristis striata isolate RG_2023a ecotype Rhode Island chromosome 18, C.striata_1.0, whole genome shotgun sequence genome:
- the LOC131990914 gene encoding NLR family CARD domain-containing protein 3-like, producing the protein MATPKEVLLRTLEDLGAEDFKKFKWYLQQQEVLEGLPAIPKSRLEGADRMDTVDQMVQNYCLNTIKVTRTVLVEINQNELVKKLSNTTFEPAEILAVCQRKLKCNLQRKFQCVFEKITKAGVNSTLLNQIYTEIYISMEETAEVNMEHEVRQIETASWKPDRPETRIRPEDIFKALPGRDKPIRRVLTKGVAGIGKTVLTQKFTLDWAEDKTNQDIHFTFPFTFRELNVLKEKKFSLVELVHHFFPETKEAGICRFEEFHVVLIFDGLDEYRLPLDFHNTEILTDVTESTSVDVLLTNLIRGKLLPSARLWITTRPAAANQIPADPCVVMVTEVRGFTDPQKEEYFRKRFRDEEQVGRIISHIKTSRSLHIMCHIPVFCWISAGVLEKLMKTRERGELPKTLTEMYIHFLVVQTKLKNIKYDGGAERDPHWNPESRKMIASLGKLAFDQLQKGNLIFYDSDLTECGIDVTAASVYSGVFTQVFREESGLYQDRVFCFVHLSVQEFLAALHVHLTFISSGVNLMAEEQTTSWLPNVFRDKPKIKHLYQIAVDKALQSPNGHLDLFLRFLLGLSLETNQRLLRGLLTQTGSSSEINQKTVQYIKKKISEDLSAERSINLFHCLNELNDRSLVEEIQHSLRSGNLSTDKLSPAQWSALVFILLSSETDLDVFDLKKYSTSEEALLRLLPVVKASNKALLTSCKLSERSCEALSSVLCSQSSSLRDLDLSNNDLQDSGVKQLSVGLKSPLCELKMLSLSGCLISEEGCSSLASALISNPSHLRELDLSYNHPGDSGEKQLSALREDPHCRLENLRVDHGGEHRLTPGLRKYFCQLTLDTNTVNRGLKLSENNRKVTRVTEEQSYPDHPERFGFSPQLLCRDGLTGRCYWEVEWSGRVHIAVSYRGIRRKGKSDDCVFGRNDQSWSLDCCDGGYSLWHSYRKTVLVHSSSSSSSGRVAVYVDCPAGSLSFYRVSSDTLIHLHTFNTTFTEPLHPGFRLWSLGSSVSLPVL; encoded by the exons ATGGCGACACCTAAAGAGGTGCTCTTAAGAACTTTAGAAGATTTGGGAGCCGAGGACTTCAAAAAATTCAAGTGgtacctgcagcagcaggaagtcCTCGAAGGCCTCCCAGCAATCCCAAAGAGTCGACTGGAAGGTGCAGACCGGATGGACACAGTGGATCAGATGGTTCAGAATTATTGTTTAAACACGATTAAAGTGACCAGAACAGTTTTAGTGGAAATTAATCAGAATGAACTTGTGAAGAAATTATCTAACACCACCTTTGAACCTGCAG agATTCTTGCTGTGTGCCAAAGAAAACTCAAATGCAACTTACAAAGGaagttccagtgtgtgtttgaaaaaaTCACCAAAGCAGGGGTCAATTCTACTCTTCTGAATCAGATCTACACAGAGATCTACATCTCAATGGAAGAAACTGCAGAGGTCAACATGGAgcatgaggtcagacagattgaaacagcatcctggaaaccagacagaccagaAACAAGAATCAGACCagaagacatctttaaagcccTACCTGGAAGAGATAAACCAATCAGAAGAGTGCTGAcaaagggagtggctggcattgggaaaacagtcttaacacagaagttcactctggactgggctgaagacaaaaccaaccaggacatccacttcacatttccattcactttcagagagctgaatgtgctgaaagagaaaaagttcagcttggtggaacttgttcatcacttctttcctgaaaccaaagaagcaggaatctgcaggtttgaagaGTTCCACGTTGTGTTGATCTTTGATGGTCTGGATGAGTATCGACTTCCtctggacttccacaacactgagatcctgactgatgtcacagagtccacctcagtggatgtgctgctgacaaacctcatcagggggaaactgcttccctctgctcgcctctggataaccacacgacctgcagcagccaatcagatccctgctGATCCCTGTGTTGTCAtggtgacagaggtcagagggttcactgacccacagaaggaggaatacttcaggaagagattcagagaTGAGGAGCAAGTCGGCAGAATCATCTCCCACATCAAGACATCacgaagcctccacatcatgtgccacatcccagtcttctgctggatctctgctggAGTTCtggagaagctgatgaaaaccagagagagaggagagctgcccaagaccctgactgagatgtacatccacttcctggtgGTTCAGACCAAACTGAAGAACATCAAGTATGATGGAGGTGCTGAGAGAGATCCACACTGGAATCCAGAGAGCAGGAAGATGATTGCgtctctgggaaaactggcttttgatcagctgcagaaaggaaacctgatctTCTATGATTCAGACCTGACAGAGTGTGGCATCGATGTCACAGCAGCctcagtgtactcaggagtgttcacacaggtctttagagaggagagtggactgtaccaggacagggtgttctgctttgtccatctgagtgttcaggagtttctggctgctcttcatgtccatctgaCCTTCATCAGCTCTGGAGTCAATCTGATGGCAGAAGAACAAACAACCTCCTGGTTACCTAACGTCTTCAGAGACAaacctaaaataaaacatctctaCCAGATTGCTGTGGACAAGGCCTTACAGAGTCCAAATGGTCACCTGGACTtgttcctccgcttcctcctgggtctttctcTGGAGACCAATCAAAGACTCCTACGAGGtctgctgacacagacaggaagtagctcaGAGATCAATCAGAAAACAGTTCAGtacatcaagaagaagatcagtgaggatctgtctgcagagagaagcatcaacctgttccactgtctgaatgaactgaatgatcgtTCGCTAGTGGAGGAGATCCAACATTCCCTGAGATCAGGAAATCTCTCCACAGATAAactgtctcctgctcagtggtcagctctggtcttcatcttactgtcatcagaaacagatctggacgtgtttgacctgaagaaatactctacttcagaggaggctcttctgaggctgctgccagtggtcaaagcctccaacaaagctct GCTGACCTCCTGTAAgctctcagagagaagctgtgaagctctgtcctcagtcctctgctcccagtcctctagtctgagagacctggacctgagtaacaatgacctgcaggattcaggagtgaagcagcTGTCTGTTGGACTGAAAAGTCCCCTTTGTGAACTGAAAATGCTAAG TCTGTCAGGCTGTCTGATCTCAGAGGAAGGCtgttcttctctggcctcagctctgatctccaacccctcccatctgagagagctggacctgagctacaatcacccaggagactcaggagagaagcagctgTCTGCTCTACGAGAGGatccacactgcagactggagaatctcag GGTGGACCATGGTGGAGAGCACAGGTTAACACCTGGTCTGAGGAAGT atttctgtcaactcacactggacacaaacacagtaaacagaggactcaaactgtctgaaaacaacaggaaggtgacaCGTGTGACAGAGGaacagtcatatcctgatcaTCCAGAGAGATTTGGCTTCTCTCCTCAGCTGCTGTGTAGAGATGGTCTGACtggtcgctgttactgggaggtcgagTGGAGCGGAAGAGTTCACATAGcagtgagttacagaggaatcagaagaaaaggaaaaagtgaTGACTGTGTGTTTGGAAGAAATGATCAGTCCTGGAGTCTGGACTGCTGTGATGGTGGTTACTCTTTATGGCACAGTTACAGAAAGACCGTCCTTgttcactcctcctcctcctcctcttctggtAGGGTAGCagtgtatgtggactgtcctgcaggctctctgtccttctacagagtctcctctgacacactgatccacctccacaccttcaacaccacattcactgaaCCTCTTCATCCTGGGTTTCGGCTCTGGTCACTTGGTTCCTCAGTGTCTCTTCCTGTCCTGTAG